GGCCCTCGCGGGCGGCCCTGCGGCTCGCCTCGACCGCGGACTCCGCCTCGGCGAGCCTGGCCCTGAGCCGGCGCGCCTCGCTCTCGGCCGCGGTCACCTGGGCGTGCGCCTCGGCTCTCGCCCCCTCGTTCTCGGCGTTGCCGCGGCGCACGGCCGCCTCGGCGCGCTTGATGTCGCTGTGGGCGCTGCGCAGCTTGCGGTGCAGCGCGTCCGACTCCTTGCGGACCGCGTCCAGCTCGGTGCGCAGCCGCTCGGTCTCGGCCTTGTGCTGCGCCTTCAGCCGGTCCAGTTCCTCGCGGAGCCGCTGCAGCTCCCGCCGGCTCTCCTCGTCCGCGCGCTCGGCGTCCGCGCGCTGGGCCTCCTCACCGGCGGCGGCCACCAGCTTGACCCAGCCCGCCGGACGCAGCACGAAGGCCGCCGCCGCCACGTCGACGGGGTCGGCGGCGGCGGGCGGTGTCCCCGACTCCAGGGCGTCCGCCAGCTCGGGCTGGGAATCGCGGAGCCGTTCGGCGATGCGCTGCCGGAAGACGGGGTCGCCCTCCAGGGCCGCGGCCATCGCGTTGCCCGCGTACTTCGCCCGCCGGGACGGGGTGAATCGGGCGTACTGCCGCAACTGGGCCGGGAGTTCGGTGACGGTCAGCCCGCCGAAGGCGTCCGAGACCAGTGCGACGACCCGTCGCCGCACGCCTTCCGGCAGCGGGCGGTCGAGCGCCTCGGCGGCGTCGCCGGCACCGGCCGGCCCGGCGCCGCTCTCGGGCTGCTCCACGATCGGTCACCCCACTGTCTTCCCGCGGGTCCGCTCGGCTCCCTCAGGAGCCGCCGCCCGGCCTGTCCACCAGTTCGATCTGGTCCACGGCGTTGCACCAGCGGCAGCGGACCGACTCGATGGTCTCACTCACCACCTCGCGTTCCTCCACCTTGGGCTCCCCCGCGAGATCCAGATGCACGTACTCGACGGCCCGGGAGGACCGGGTCACGTCGAAACGCGTCAGGTTGCCGCACAGGGTGCAGCGCCATCGTGTGGTGTCCGTCGGCATGGGTACCGTCGTCATCGAGCCGTCCTCGCTTCTCGTGCGTCTTCTCGTGCGTCTCCGCGTGCGTACTGCCCGTAACCCTACGACCTGACGGGTCCGCCGTGACACGGCGAGGCGGCCCGCCCGCTCCGGTCCCGGTGCGCCATGCTCTGGGCATGACCGATCGGTGGACGGCGGTACGGGGCCTGACGACCGGCCCGGTGGTGACCTACGGAGCGATCGGCCTGTGCTGCCTCCTGTTCCTCGTCGGTCCGGTGTCCGGACTCAACGCCTCCTACGGCACCGGAGGCACCCTGCTCACCGCCCAGACCGCCCACTTCGAGCGCTGGGGCGTGATCCCGAGCGAGCTGCTGCAGGGCTCCCCGCGCGCCCTGCTCACCCCGCTGACCGCGCTCTTCGTGCACGGCAGCTGGCTGCACCTGCTCGGCAACATGCTCTTCCTCCACGTCTTCGGCGCCATGGTCGAGGAACGCATGGGCCACCTGGAGTTCGCGCTCTTCTATCTGGGCTGCGGCTATCTGGCACTCCTCGCCTACGCGGCGGCCAACGCGGAGTCCGGCCACACCCTCGTCGGGGCGTCCGGAGCGATCTCGGGCGTGCTGGGCGCCTTTCTCTGCCTCTTCCCGAGGACGCGGGTGACAAGCCTCTATCCCTTCCTGTTCTTCCTGCCGCTGCGCTTCCCCGCCTGGATCGTGCTGGTCTTCTGGTTCGTGCTGCAGTGGCTGGCGGAGGCGCAGAGCTCGTCCTCGGGCCCCGGGGTGGCCTATCTGGCGCATCTGGTGGGCTTCGGGATCGGCTTCCTCTACGCGTGGGGCCGCTTCCGGCAGGCCGCTAGAGTGAAGGCCCAAGCAGCGGCCACCGAGGGAGAAGGACAGCCGTGATCACCGCGATCGTGCTCATCAAGACCAGCGTGGACCGCATCCCCGAGATCGCCGAGTCGATCGCCTCCCTGGACAGCGTCAGCGAGGTCTTCTCGGTCACCGGCACATACGACCTGATCGCGATGGTCCGGGTCGCGAAGCACGACGACCTGGCCGATGTGATCCCGGGCCGGATCAGCAAGATCCCGGGCGTCGAGGCGACCGACACGCATGTCGCGTTCCGTACGTACTCCCAGCACGACCTGGAGGCGGCGTTCGCGATCGGGCTCGACGCGTAGGCCGGAGGCGGCCCGGACGCCGAGGGGGCCGGGCGCCGAACGGACCGGACGCCGAACGGGCCGCGGCGCGGCCCGGCCCACAGCGCCCCCGGCCGGTCGAGCGGCCGGTGGGCCCGGCCCCGTGGACGGCCCACCCGGGCCTCCCGAGCTCCCGGCCACCCGCCGGTGGGCCCGTCAGGCCGGAGGACCGGGCGCCCCCGCGCGCCGCCGCCCCGCGCCGCTCACACGGCGGGCACGCAGCGCCCGTCCTCGGTGCGGTAGCTCCACCGCGCACCGTCGCGCACCAGCTCCTTGACCGCGCGCACGAACCGCTCCACGTGCTCGTCCGGCGTACCGGCACCGAAGCTGACCCGGATCGCGTTCAGCGGCCTCCCGGCGCCTTCCGCCGCGGGCGCCGCCGCCTCACCGCGCTCGCCCGGCACGGCCTCCGGGGCACCGCACTCGCCGGGCTGCCCCGGGTCGCCGCCCAGCAGCGTCCGCACCAGCGGGTGGGCGCAGAAGAGCCCGTCGCGCACCCCGATGCCGTACTCGGCCGACAGCGCGGCGGCGAGGTGCGAGCTGTTCCAGCCGTCCACGACGAAGGAGACGACGCCGACCCGGCCGGCGGTCCCCGCGGCGGCACGCGCGCGAGTGTCGCCTTCCGAGCGCGCGGGGGTGTCGCCGCCGAACAGCGACAGCACCCTGACCCCGGGCACCTCGGCGAGCCCGGTGAGGACCTTCTCGACGAGGTGCCGCTCACGGTCGACGAGGGCGTCGAACCCGGCCTCCGTCAGCGCCCTGCAGGCGGAGGCGATCGCGTAGACGCCGATGACGTTCGGCGAGCCGGCCTCGTGGCGGGCGGCGCTGGTGTGCCACTCGACGTCCACACCGCCGTCGGCGCGGCGTGCGACCGTCCGCGAGGCACCGCCGCCCGCGAGGTACGGCTCGGCGTCCCGCAGCCAGTCCGTCCGCCCGGCGAGCACCCCCGACCCGAACGGCGCGTACAGCTTGTGCCCGGAGAAGGCGACCCAGTCGACATCCAGGTCCCGGACGGAGACGGGGTGGTGCGGGACGAGCTGGGCGGCATCCAGCACGATCCGCGCACCGTGGGCGTGGGACGCGGCCGCCAGCTCCCGTACCGGCCACAGCTCGCCGGTCACGTTGGACGCGCCGGTCACACAGACCAGGGCGGGGACGCTGAGGTCCCGGCCGGCGAGCGCCGACTCCAGCGTCCGGACCGCCTGCTGCGGGGTGCGCGGGGCGTCCAGGTACGTCACGCGCGCGTTCGTCCAGGGCAGCAGGGAGGCGTGGTGCTCGGTCTCGAAGACGAAGACCTCGCAGCCGTCGGGGAGCGCGCCGGCCAGCAGGTTCAGCGAGTCGGTCGTCGACCGGGTGAACACGACCTGGTCGTCCTCGCGGCAGTCCAGGAACGCGTGGACGGTGGCCCTGCTGCTCTCGAACAGGTCGGTGGACAGCTGCGAGAGGTACCCGGCACCGCGGTGGACGCTGCCGTAGTACGGGGCGTACGCGGCGACGTCGTCCCACACCCGCTGCAGGGCCGGGGCGCTGGCCGCGTAGTCGAGTGCGGCGTAGGTGACTTCACCGCCGGTCACGAGCGGGACGGTGACGTCCCGGCCGAGGACCGGCAGCGGGGCGCCGCGGCGCGGCACCTCGGCGGCGGCGGTCGGCGCCGCCGACGACGTGCCGGAGGCAGGGGCAGGGGCCGAGGTGAACGTGGCGGTGGCGGTGGCGGTGGCGGCGATCTCGGTGGTGTGGAGGCGCACGGACATGGCGGTGTCTCCCGGCGAGTAGGGGCGAGCTGGCGTGGGGAACCCGCACGGCGCGACGGCGGCACGGGGCGGCCGCTCCGCGTACGGGTGTTGCCTCGACGCACGCCCGGGCGGCGTGCGGAGGGGGAAGGGCCGACGGCCCGGGGCCGTGTCCGCGGCGTCCCGCCCGCCCTACGGGCCGGCGGCGCTCACGGACGTGGCCTAACGCATTCGCTTGCTCACGAGACAGCTCCCTCGAGGACCAGGACCCCAGGGATGCGACATTCACCGATGTCCGCGGGGTCCGCGCTTGCCGCAGACCTCGCTGCCTGCGGCCTGGTCTTCACCCGGGGCACCCCGCCACGGACGGAGGGTTGCCGGACAGCGGGCCGGGGCCGTAGTCGCTGTCACTCATGACCTTGGGAAGCATCCTGCCACAGGTGCCGCGGCGCGCAAGGCGCGGTCCGCCATCCGGACCGCGCCCCGCCGCACGTCACGCGTGGCTCGCCGCCACCCACCGGTCCAGCGCACGCCTGGCCGCGCCCGAGTCGATGGACTCCGCGGCCCGCGCCATGCCGGCCCGCAACTGCTCGACGAGATCGCCCTCGCCGTTCCCGAGCGCGGCCAGCGCCGCCGCCGAGTTCAGCAGGACCGCGTCCCGTACCGGCCCGCCCTCCCCGGCGAGCAGCCGGCGGGCGACATCGGCGTTGTACGAGGCGTCCGCGCCGCGCAGCGCCTCGACCGGGACCAGTTCGACGCCCACGTCCCGGGGGTCGAAGGACTCCTCGCGCACGGCGCCGTCCCGGACGACCCACACCCGCGAGGTCGCCGTCGTGGTGAGCTCGTCCAGGCCGTCGTCGCCGCGGAAGACCAGCGCGCTGGAGCCGCGCGCGGCGAGCACACCGGCCATGATCGGGGCCATCCGGGCGTCCGCGACACCCGTGGCCTGGGCCCTCACCCGGGCCGGGTTGGTCAGCGGCCCGAGGAAGTTGAACGTGGTGCGGATGCCGAGCTCCTTGCGGGCCGCCGCGACGTGCCGCAGCGCCGGGTGGAACTTCACCGCGAAGCAGAAGGTGATCCCCGCCTCGCCGGCGACCGCCGCGACCCGCTCCGGCGTCAGCTCCAGATTGACGCCGAGCTTCTCCAGGACGTCCGACGCCCCGCTCGCGCTCGACGCGGCCCGGTTGCCGTGCTTGACCACCTTCGCGCCGGTGCCGGCCACGACGATCGCGGACATGGTGGAGATGTTCACGGTCCTGGCGCCGTCGCCGCCCGTGCCCACGATGTCGACGGTCTCCCCGGGCACCTCGATCGTCCGGGCGTGCTCGTACATCGTCCGCACGAGCCCGGAGATCTCCTCGACGGTCTCGCCCTTGGCGCGCAGCGCCACCGCGAACCCGGCGATCTGCGCGTCGGTCGCCTCGCCGCGCAGGATCCGGTCCATGGCCCAGGCGGTCGCCTCCGCGCTCTGGTCGCGCCCGTACAGCAGGGAGTCCAGAACCACGGGCCAGGAGAGGCCCGCCGCGGTGGATCGCGCTTCGCCGGGGGCACCCCCGTCTGCGGGGGTCACAGCGCTCATGGTCCCTCCTGGGTCCGGTGCGGATGGGAATGCCTCCCACCCTATCGGCCGGCGGGACGGCGAAGAGCCCCGTCCAGGGGATGGACGGGGCTCTTCGTACGGCGGTCGCCGGGGCTGCCCCGGCGGTGGCGGTCGCCGCGATCAGCGCGGGGGATCAGTGGTGGCCGTGGCCGCTCGTGATCTCCTTGTACTCCTCGACGGTCGGCTTCGCGACCTGGTTGTCCTTGCCGTAGTACGCCTTGCTGAGACGTGCCCGGAGCCGCTCGGTGCGCGACACCTTCCGCTCCACACCGTTCTCGTCGACCGTCGGGCCGACCTCGGCCGGGGTGTACTGGTAGTGCGAGGTGAGCGTGTGCAGGGCCTCCTGCGTCAGCGGCTCGTGGACCTCGACGAACTCACCGTGCGGCAGGCGCTTGATGATGCCGGACTCGCGTCCGTGCAGCACCTTGTCCTTGTCGCGCCGCTGCAGACCCATGCAGATCCGCTTGGTGATGATGAAGGCCAGGACCGGTCCGGCGAAGAAGAAGATCCGGACGAACCAGGTGATGGCGTTGATGGACAGGTTGAAGTGGGTCGCCCAGAGGTCGTTTCCGCCACCGACCAGCAGGACGAAGTACCACGTCAGCCAGGCCACACCGAAGGCGGTGCGGGTCGGGGCGTTGCGCGGGCGGTCCAGGATGTGGTGCTCGCGCTTGTCCCCGGTGACCCAGGACTCGATGAACGGGTAGACCGCGATCGACGCCAGCACCAGCGGGAAGATCACCAGCGGGATGAAGACGCCCAGGACCAGGGTGTGGCCCCACAGGTTGATCTCCCAGCCCGGCATGACGCGGATCAGGCCCTCGGAGAAGCCCATGTACCAGTCGGGCTGCGCGTTGGTCGACACCTGGTCCGGCCGGTAGGGGCCGAGCGCCCAGATCGGGTTGATCGTGGCGATCGCCGAGATGACCGTGATGATGCCGAAGACCAGGAAGAAGAAGCCGCCCGCCTTGGCCATGTAGATCGGCAGCAGCGGCATGCCGACGACGTTCTTGTTGGTCCGGCCGGGACCCGCGAACTGCGTGTGCTTGTGGTAGAAGACCAGGATCAGGTGCGCCACGAGCAGACCGAGCATGATGCCCGGCAGCAGCAGGATGTGGATCGAGTAGAACCGGGCCACGATGTCGCCGCCGGGGAACTCCCCGCCGAACAGGAACATCGACAGGTACGTGCCGACGACCGGGACGGACAGGATCGCACCCTGCATGAAGCGGACACCGGTGCCGGAGAGCAGGTCGTCCGGGAGCGAGTAGCCGGTGAAGCCGGTGAACATGCCCAGGACGAACAGCAGGAAGCCGAACAGCCAGTTGATCTCGCGCGGCTTGCGGAACGCGCCCGTGAAGAAGACGCGCATCATGTGGACCATCATGGCCGCGAGGAAGATCAGCGCCGCCCAGTGGTGGATCTGCCGGATCAGCAGACCGCCGCGGACGTCGAAGCTGATGTCCAGGGTCGAGGCGTACGCCTCCGACATCAGCACGCCCTGCATCGGGACGTAACTGCCGTGGTACTCCACCTCGTTCATCGACGGGTGGAAGAACAGCGTCAGGTACACACCCGTGAGGATGATGATGATGAAGCTGTAGAGCGCGACCTCGCCCAGCATGAAGGACCAGTGGTCCGGGAAGATCTTGCGCATGTTGGCCTTGGCGAGGGAGTAGATCCCCAGCCGGCCGTCGGCCCAGTCGGCGACGCGCTCGCCGGCCGGAGCCTTCCGCTTGTCGTTCGCAGTGCTCATCCGCGCTCCCAGAAGGCAGGACCGACGGGCTCGTCGAAGTCGCTGAGCGCTTCGAGGAATCCTTCGTCATTCACACCGATCCGCAGCTGCGGAAGGGGATGGCCGGCCGGGCCGAAGATGACGCGGGCGCCGTCGGAGAGGTCGAAGGTGGACTGGTGGCACGGGCAGAGCACGTGGTGCGTCTGCTGCTCGTACAGGGAGATCGGACAGCCCACGTGGGTGCAGATCTTCGAGAAGGCGACGATGCCCTCGTGGGACCACTCGAGCTCGCGCTTGTCCTTGATGTCCTCCGGCTGGATCCGGACGATCATCAGGGCGGCCTTGGCGATCTCGGTCTGGAAGCTGTGGTCGTGCTCGCTGAGGCCCTCGGGCATGGCGAAGGTCAGCGAGCCCACGGAGACGTCCTCGGGGCGCAGCGGCTCGTTGGTGTTCATGTTGATGAGCTGCTTGCCCTTGGCCCACAGGGTGTGGCGGAGCTTGTCCTCCGGCAGCGGGCCGAGGTCGCGCAGCAGCACCACGCCGGACAGCGGCACCATGGCGAGGGCACCGAAGAGGGTGTTGCGGATCAGCTTGCGCCGGCCGAAGCCGGACTCCTCCGCACCCGCGGCGAAGTCGGCCATGACCTTGGCCTTGACCTCGGGCGGGGCCTCGATCGGGTGGCGCTCGTCCACCCGCTCCTCGTCGGACATCAGGGTGCGGGCCCAGTGGACCGCGCCCGCGCCGATGCAGAACAGGGCCAGGCCGAGGGTGATGCCCAGCGCGAAGTTCAGCGCGCTGACGTGACCGAACGGCCAGATGTAGACGATCTTGTCGACCGGGAAGATGACGTACGACGCGATGAACGCGACCGTCGACAGCATCGACACGGTGAACAGCAGGGCGACCGTACGCTCGGACCGCCGGGCGGCCCGCTCGTCGATGTCCTGGACCCGCGGCCGGTGGGCCGGGAGGCCCGGGTCGGCGAAGGGGTCCTTCACCGCGACGGCGCCGTGTGCGTGGTCCTGCTCGGAGGACGGGGTCTCTTCGGGAATGTCTTGGCTACTCATGACTTCTTGGCCTTAGCGGTGTGGGCCGCGACCCAGATGGCGGTGGCGATCAGCGCACCCATTCCGAACACCCAGGCGAACAGTCCCTCGCTGACGGGGCCGAGCCCACCGAGGCTCAGTCCGCCCGGGGTCTCCGTCTCGCCGCTGTTGACGGTCTGGACGTAGGCGATGATGTCGCGCTTCTCCTGCTCCGGCATCGTCGTGTCGGGGAAGGACGGCATGTTCTGCGGGCCGGTCTGCATGGCCTCGTACAGGTGCTTCGCGCTCACTCCCCTGAGGTTGGGGGCGTACTTGCCGTCCGTCAGCGCTCCGCCCTCACCCGTGAAGTTGTGGCACTGGGCGCAGTTGGTGCGGAAGAGCACGCCGCCGTTGGCGATGTCGGCACCCTCGGGGCTGTACTGCTTCTCGGTCGGCGTGACCGGGCCCGGGCCCAGGGAGGCGACGTACGCCGCGAGCTGGTCGATCTCGGCCTGGCTGTAGATCACCGGCTTCTTCGGCACCTGGGCGCCCGGCTGCTGGGCGGGCATCCGGCCGGTGCCGACCTGGAAGTCCACGGCGGCGGAACCGACGCCGACCAGGGACGGGCCGTCGGACGTACCCTGACCGCCGGTTCCGTGGCAGCTGGCGCAGCCGACGGTGTAGAGCTTCTTGCCCTCCTCGATGGCGAGGGACTGGGCGGCTTCATCGGCCTGCGCCTTGTCCGCGGGTGCGAACGCGGCGTACAGCCCCCCGGTGGCCGCCAGCGCGAGGAGTAGGACGACGACCGCCGCCAGCGGATGGCGTCGTCGTGCGGAGAGCTTTTTCACGGATTACCCCGGTGTCAGGATCTTCTGCGTCGGTGCTTCGGGAAGGTGTGCGGGTACGGGCCCGGCTACTTGATCATGTAGATCGTGGCGAAGAGGCCGATCCACACGACATCGACGAAGTGCCAGTAGTAGGACACGACGATGGCGGCGGTCGCCTGCTCGTGGGTGAACCTCCGGGCCGCGTACGTCCTGCCGAGAACGAGCAGGAAGGCGATGAGACCGCCCGTCACGTGCAGCCCGTGGAAGCCGGTGGTCAGGTAGAAGACCGAGCCGTACGGGTCCGACGAGAGCGAGAGACCCTGGTGCTTGACCAGCTCGGTGTACTCGAACACCTGGCCGCCGATGAAGATCGCACCCATCACGAACGTGATCACGAACCACGTGCGGAGCTTCTTCACGTCACCGCGCTCGGCGGCGAAGACGCCGAGCTGGCAGGTGAGGGAGGAGAGCACCAGGATCGTGGTGTTGGTGGCCGAGAAGGGGAAGTTCAGGGCCGAGGCCTGCTCCGCCCAGTAGTCGGCACCCATCACTGATCGCAGGGTGAAGTACATCGCGAAGAGGGCCGCGAAGAACATCAGCTCGGAACTCAACCAGATGATGGTTCCGACGCTGGTGAGGTTCGGCCGATTGACCGACGGGTGCGCGTGCCCGGTTTCTACTGTCGTTGCTGTCGCCACGACCGACATTATGTCGGTCGCTTATCCAGCCCTCACTCCGGGGGGTGCCGTTCGGTGTGTCAGTGATCCGTGTCCAGCCCGAACGGCCCATCAAAAGCAGTCGTCGAGCCGGTACCGGCGGTACTGGACGGGCCCGGTGAGGAGTAGCATCCGGCCCATCGGTGCAGCCCCGAACTCCCCGACGAACCCGGAGGAACGATGCAGTCGACCGCCACGGTGCTGGTGTACAGCGACAACTCCGGCACCCGCGAACAAGTGCGGCTCGCCACGGGCCGCCGCCCGGCCGCCGACGTCCCCGCGGTCGAGTTCGTCGAGTGCGCGACCCTGCCCGCGGTCCTCAAGGAGCTGGAGAAGGGCGGGATCGACGTGTGCGTGCTGGACGGCGAGGCGGTGCCCGCCGGCGGCATGGGCGTGTGCCGGCAGATCAAGGACGAGATCTTCCGCTGCCCGCCGGTCCTGGTGCTCATGGGGCGCCCGCAGGACGCCTGGCTGGCCACCTGGAGCCGTGCGGACGCCGCGGTGACGCTGCCGGTCGAGCCGGTGGAGTTCGCCGACGCCCTGGCCGGGCTGCTGCGCCGGGGACGGGCCGCGGCCTGACGCCGCGCGGCCCGTCCCGCCGGGCCGCCCAGGCCGTCCCCTGCGCTCAGACCCGGGGCCGCAGCCGTGCGGCGCCCGCGCCGGCGCTGCCGTCCCGGGTCCCCTCCAGCAGCGCGCTGCCGGTGCGCCACTCGTCCCAGTCGAGGTTCCAGTCGCCGAAGCCGTTCCCGAACGGGTCCATCGGCGCACCGAGGCTGTTGACGACCTTGACGATGTCGCCCTCGCGGACGGTCTTGAAGAACCAGGCCGCGTTGCCGGTGGACATGCCGGTGCAGCCGTGGCTGACGTTGGCGTACCCCTGGGAGCCGACCGACCAGGGTGCGGCGTGGACGTACTCACCGCTCCAGGTGACCCGGGTCGCGTAGTAGACGGGGAGGTCGTAGGACTCCGCGCTGCCGACCGGGATGCCGATGCTGGTACCGCGCATACGGACGAAGTACTCCTTGCCGAGCACCACCTTGACGCCGTTGCGCGTGGAGAAGCCCGGCTTGCCGGTGGTCACCGGAATGGTGTTGATCACTTCCCCGTTGCGCTTGACCGTCATCTGGTGGGTGGCCGCGTCGGTGATGGCCTCCACCCGGTCGCCGATGGTCAGTTTCAGGGGCTTGGTGGGGCCGCCGTACAGCCGGTCGCCGACCTTGACGCCGTCCAGGGTGCTGCGCACCTCGACGGAGGCGCCCGCGGGCCAGTACTCCTTCGGGCGGTAGTGCAGCTTCTTGTCGTCCACCCAGTGCCAGGCGCCCTCCACCGAGGGGGACGAGGTGACCCTGAGGGAGCGTTCGACCGCCGCCCGGTCCGCCGGGGCCGCCACCGGGCGGCTGAGCTCCGCCGTGATCGGCTGCCCCACCCCGTAGGTGCCCGTCTTCGGTCC
The Streptomyces tirandamycinicus DNA segment above includes these coding regions:
- a CDS encoding NYN domain-containing protein yields the protein MEQPESGAGPAGAGDAAEALDRPLPEGVRRRVVALVSDAFGGLTVTELPAQLRQYARFTPSRRAKYAGNAMAAALEGDPVFRQRIAERLRDSQPELADALESGTPPAAADPVDVAAAAFVLRPAGWVKLVAAAGEEAQRADAERADEESRRELQRLREELDRLKAQHKAETERLRTELDAVRKESDALHRKLRSAHSDIKRAEAAVRRGNAENEGARAEAHAQVTAAESEARRLRARLAEAESAVEASRRAAREGRSIEDMRVRLLLDTVLDAASGLRRELALPPASLHPADTVDAVQPGRMTPKDIAARALSETDPAMLDQLLALPQVHLLVDGYNVTKTGYPTMPLEKQRLRLLGGLAMLAAQTGAEITCVFDGAELAAPVLLAPPRGVRVLFSKPGVTADELIRQLVRAEPPGRPVVVVSTDREVADGVAKAGARPVASAMLLKRLSRV
- a CDS encoding rhomboid family intramembrane serine protease; its protein translation is MTDRWTAVRGLTTGPVVTYGAIGLCCLLFLVGPVSGLNASYGTGGTLLTAQTAHFERWGVIPSELLQGSPRALLTPLTALFVHGSWLHLLGNMLFLHVFGAMVEERMGHLEFALFYLGCGYLALLAYAAANAESGHTLVGASGAISGVLGAFLCLFPRTRVTSLYPFLFFLPLRFPAWIVLVFWFVLQWLAEAQSSSSGPGVAYLAHLVGFGIGFLYAWGRFRQAARVKAQAAATEGEGQP
- a CDS encoding Lrp/AsnC family transcriptional regulator, which codes for MITAIVLIKTSVDRIPEIAESIASLDSVSEVFSVTGTYDLIAMVRVAKHDDLADVIPGRISKIPGVEATDTHVAFRTYSQHDLEAAFAIGLDA
- a CDS encoding aminotransferase class V-fold PLP-dependent enzyme — translated: MSVRLHTTEIAATATATATFTSAPAPASGTSSAAPTAAAEVPRRGAPLPVLGRDVTVPLVTGGEVTYAALDYAASAPALQRVWDDVAAYAPYYGSVHRGAGYLSQLSTDLFESSRATVHAFLDCREDDQVVFTRSTTDSLNLLAGALPDGCEVFVFETEHHASLLPWTNARVTYLDAPRTPQQAVRTLESALAGRDLSVPALVCVTGASNVTGELWPVRELAAASHAHGARIVLDAAQLVPHHPVSVRDLDVDWVAFSGHKLYAPFGSGVLAGRTDWLRDAEPYLAGGGASRTVARRADGGVDVEWHTSAARHEAGSPNVIGVYAIASACRALTEAGFDALVDRERHLVEKVLTGLAEVPGVRVLSLFGGDTPARSEGDTRARAAAGTAGRVGVVSFVVDGWNSSHLAAALSAEYGIGVRDGLFCAHPLVRTLLGGDPGQPGECGAPEAVPGERGEAAAPAAEGAGRPLNAIRVSFGAGTPDEHVERFVRAVKELVRDGARWSYRTEDGRCVPAV
- the trpD gene encoding anthranilate phosphoribosyltransferase, whose translation is MSAVTPADGGAPGEARSTAAGLSWPVVLDSLLYGRDQSAEATAWAMDRILRGEATDAQIAGFAVALRAKGETVEEISGLVRTMYEHARTIEVPGETVDIVGTGGDGARTVNISTMSAIVVAGTGAKVVKHGNRAASSASGASDVLEKLGVNLELTPERVAAVAGEAGITFCFAVKFHPALRHVAAARKELGIRTTFNFLGPLTNPARVRAQATGVADARMAPIMAGVLAARGSSALVFRGDDGLDELTTTATSRVWVVRDGAVREESFDPRDVGVELVPVEALRGADASYNADVARRLLAGEGGPVRDAVLLNSAAALAALGNGEGDLVEQLRAGMARAAESIDSGAARRALDRWVAASHA
- a CDS encoding cytochrome b, with amino-acid sequence MSTANDKRKAPAGERVADWADGRLGIYSLAKANMRKIFPDHWSFMLGEVALYSFIIIILTGVYLTLFFHPSMNEVEYHGSYVPMQGVLMSEAYASTLDISFDVRGGLLIRQIHHWAALIFLAAMMVHMMRVFFTGAFRKPREINWLFGFLLFVLGMFTGFTGYSLPDDLLSGTGVRFMQGAILSVPVVGTYLSMFLFGGEFPGGDIVARFYSIHILLLPGIMLGLLVAHLILVFYHKHTQFAGPGRTNKNVVGMPLLPIYMAKAGGFFFLVFGIITVISAIATINPIWALGPYRPDQVSTNAQPDWYMGFSEGLIRVMPGWEINLWGHTLVLGVFIPLVIFPLVLASIAVYPFIESWVTGDKREHHILDRPRNAPTRTAFGVAWLTWYFVLLVGGGNDLWATHFNLSINAITWFVRIFFFAGPVLAFIITKRICMGLQRRDKDKVLHGRESGIIKRLPHGEFVEVHEPLTQEALHTLTSHYQYTPAEVGPTVDENGVERKVSRTERLRARLSKAYYGKDNQVAKPTVEEYKEITSGHGHH
- a CDS encoding ubiquinol-cytochrome c reductase iron-sulfur subunit, which gives rise to MSSQDIPEETPSSEQDHAHGAVAVKDPFADPGLPAHRPRVQDIDERAARRSERTVALLFTVSMLSTVAFIASYVIFPVDKIVYIWPFGHVSALNFALGITLGLALFCIGAGAVHWARTLMSDEERVDERHPIEAPPEVKAKVMADFAAGAEESGFGRRKLIRNTLFGALAMVPLSGVVLLRDLGPLPEDKLRHTLWAKGKQLINMNTNEPLRPEDVSVGSLTFAMPEGLSEHDHSFQTEIAKAALMIVRIQPEDIKDKRELEWSHEGIVAFSKICTHVGCPISLYEQQTHHVLCPCHQSTFDLSDGARVIFGPAGHPLPQLRIGVNDEGFLEALSDFDEPVGPAFWERG
- a CDS encoding c-type cytochrome — translated: MKKLSARRRHPLAAVVVLLLALAATGGLYAAFAPADKAQADEAAQSLAIEEGKKLYTVGCASCHGTGGQGTSDGPSLVGVGSAAVDFQVGTGRMPAQQPGAQVPKKPVIYSQAEIDQLAAYVASLGPGPVTPTEKQYSPEGADIANGGVLFRTNCAQCHNFTGEGGALTDGKYAPNLRGVSAKHLYEAMQTGPQNMPSFPDTTMPEQEKRDIIAYVQTVNSGETETPGGLSLGGLGPVSEGLFAWVFGMGALIATAIWVAAHTAKAKKS
- a CDS encoding cytochrome c oxidase subunit 3, encoding MSVVATATTVETGHAHPSVNRPNLTSVGTIIWLSSELMFFAALFAMYFTLRSVMGADYWAEQASALNFPFSATNTTILVLSSLTCQLGVFAAERGDVKKLRTWFVITFVMGAIFIGGQVFEYTELVKHQGLSLSSDPYGSVFYLTTGFHGLHVTGGLIAFLLVLGRTYAARRFTHEQATAAIVVSYYWHFVDVVWIGLFATIYMIK
- a CDS encoding L,D-transpeptidase, which encodes MNDTPRKRTVASCTLLALALGAGTTACGGQDSHPLSARPYDAARQVAFNAPPSGTKADPDKPLVVTAKGKDGRITDVTAVDTAGRYLAGELSADGARWRSTGPLAAGTRYTVRVSTENGGGDPGLRTLTFETASPKRLLGIELGPKTGTYGVGQPITAELSRPVAAPADRAAVERSLRVTSSPSVEGAWHWVDDKKLHYRPKEYWPAGASVEVRSTLDGVKVGDRLYGGPTKPLKLTIGDRVEAITDAATHQMTVKRNGEVINTIPVTTGKPGFSTRNGVKVVLGKEYFVRMRGTSIGIPVGSAESYDLPVYYATRVTWSGEYVHAAPWSVGSQGYANVSHGCTGMSTGNAAWFFKTVREGDIVKVVNSLGAPMDPFGNGFGDWNLDWDEWRTGSALLEGTRDGSAGAGAARLRPRV